One Weissella coleopterorum DNA segment encodes these proteins:
- the coaBC gene encoding bifunctional phosphopantothenoylcysteine decarboxylase/phosphopantothenate--cysteine ligase CoaBC, with amino-acid sequence MFKDKKIVLIVTGGIAAYKAAVFVRLLIKAGAAVQVVMTASAQEFVTEKTFAVLTKRPVLTDLFKETATGKVPHIELADWADLMFVVPATANIISKIAQGIGDDVASTLLLARHTPLLVAPAMNENMYHNPAIQRNLDQLRADQVIILEPTYGMLAEGYAGMGRLPEPEVLFEQAEINLRQQQKTPLAGKNYLVTAGGTKEALDPVRFIGNRSSGKMGYALAQALVEAGAQVTLISTVDLKAPWGVKVVTVQTAHEMEFALEQRFDQSDGLVMAAAVADFRAAQVATQKIKKNNGQGLELQLTQNPDLIAHFGAKKGHQKVIAFAAETNDLITHAQAKLKKKNADLLIANDVSKSDRGFGVDQNQVTLIEPGQPNVDLPLLSKIETARAIVKRIIQLTAREN; translated from the coding sequence ATGTTTAAAGATAAAAAAATTGTGTTAATTGTAACTGGTGGAATCGCGGCCTATAAAGCAGCAGTCTTTGTTCGGCTTTTAATTAAAGCGGGAGCAGCCGTTCAAGTAGTGATGACTGCTAGTGCACAGGAATTTGTGACTGAAAAGACTTTTGCTGTCTTAACCAAACGGCCGGTATTGACAGACCTATTTAAAGAGACCGCGACTGGAAAAGTGCCACACATTGAATTAGCTGATTGGGCAGATTTAATGTTTGTGGTTCCAGCGACAGCCAACATCATTAGTAAGATCGCTCAAGGAATTGGCGACGATGTGGCTAGTACGCTTCTTCTGGCGCGCCATACGCCGTTATTGGTCGCCCCAGCGATGAATGAAAACATGTATCATAATCCGGCTATACAGCGCAATTTAGATCAATTAAGAGCAGACCAAGTTATTATTTTGGAACCAACTTATGGAATGTTAGCTGAAGGGTATGCGGGAATGGGTAGGCTACCGGAACCAGAAGTGCTTTTTGAACAAGCTGAAATCAATTTACGTCAGCAACAAAAAACACCTTTAGCGGGGAAGAATTATTTAGTGACGGCTGGTGGGACGAAAGAAGCATTGGACCCGGTCCGTTTTATTGGGAATCGCTCATCGGGTAAGATGGGCTATGCCCTGGCCCAAGCTCTGGTTGAAGCTGGAGCACAAGTGACTCTCATTTCAACGGTCGACTTAAAAGCTCCATGGGGAGTAAAAGTGGTAACGGTCCAAACGGCGCACGAAATGGAATTCGCTTTGGAGCAACGGTTTGATCAAAGTGATGGTTTGGTAATGGCTGCGGCGGTTGCTGATTTTAGAGCAGCACAGGTGGCAACTCAAAAAATTAAAAAAAATAATGGACAAGGCTTAGAGCTTCAATTAACGCAAAATCCAGATTTGATAGCGCACTTTGGAGCCAAAAAAGGGCATCAAAAAGTGATCGCGTTTGCGGCAGAGACTAATGATTTAATCACGCACGCTCAAGCAAAGTTGAAAAAAAAGAATGCCGATCTTTTGATTGCCAATGATGTTAGTAAGAGTGATCGTGGCTTTGGAGTCGACCAAAATCAAGTTACATTAATCGAACCTGGTCAGCCAAATGTTGATTTACCACTATTAAGTAAAATTGAAACGGCGCGCGCAATTGTAAAGAGAATTATTCAATTAACGGCAAGGGAGAATTAA
- a CDS encoding aldo/keto reductase → MLKTLDKKIKLNNGLQMPQMGLGVFQIPNDQTAAVVEQGIINGYRLIDTAQIYGNEEGTGVGIQAGLAATGLRREDLFVTSKIWNDNLSFDEAVAAVEDSLAKLQLDYLDLYLIHWPGQTSFKATWQALEMMYKLGKIKAIGVSNFNDTHLSMLDTFKTVNPVVNQIELHPKLTQVPLRKTLFERELVAEAWSPLMQGKLFQEPVLLNLAKKYHKNPAQIILKWDLQQDLIVITKSIKADRLKENAELDDFELTEMEMQNISALNRDVRVGPDPEQFDF, encoded by the coding sequence ATGCTAAAAACACTGGATAAGAAGATTAAATTAAATAATGGTCTCCAAATGCCACAAATGGGACTTGGGGTCTTTCAAATTCCAAATGATCAAACGGCAGCGGTAGTAGAACAAGGGATTATTAATGGGTATCGCTTAATTGATACTGCTCAAATTTATGGAAATGAAGAAGGAACCGGTGTTGGAATTCAAGCTGGTTTAGCTGCAACGGGCCTCAGACGAGAAGATCTATTTGTGACGTCAAAGATTTGGAATGATAATTTGAGTTTTGATGAAGCGGTTGCAGCGGTGGAGGATAGCCTTGCCAAGCTCCAATTGGACTATTTAGATTTGTATTTAATTCACTGGCCCGGTCAAACTAGTTTTAAAGCAACGTGGCAAGCCCTCGAAATGATGTATAAATTAGGTAAGATTAAGGCGATTGGAGTTAGTAATTTTAACGATACGCATTTATCAATGCTAGATACTTTTAAGACGGTGAATCCGGTAGTGAATCAAATTGAATTACATCCTAAGTTAACGCAAGTTCCATTGCGCAAAACATTATTTGAGCGAGAGCTTGTTGCGGAAGCGTGGTCGCCATTGATGCAAGGGAAATTATTTCAAGAACCAGTCTTATTAAATTTGGCTAAGAAATATCATAAAAATCCGGCCCAAATTATTTTGAAGTGGGATTTACAGCAAGATTTGATTGTGATTACGAAGTCTATTAAGGCCGATCGTCTAAAGGAAAATGCTGAGTTAGATGATTTTGAATTGACTGAGATGGAAATGCAAAATATTAGTGCTTTGAATCGAGACGTGCGTGTAGGACCTGATCCAGAGCAATTCGATTTTTAA
- a CDS encoding hydroxymethylglutaryl-CoA synthase, whose product MQVGIDQISFFSPNYYIDMVDLALARDQDPNKYLVGIGQSQQAVIPPTQDAVTMAANAAEPILTDLDRQQLDLIIFATESGVDHSKSAAAYLQRLLNIQPFARTIEIKQACYAGTYGLMQARDYVELNPTKKVLVVASDIARYGLRTGGEVTQGGGAVAMMVTANPRIMTLERDNQFMTKEVMDFWRPTYATEARVDGKFSNNVYQEFFVELWERYRKVTGKDINDFKAFVFHLPYTKMGLKGLRQILPEADADQQARLLAQFEASRLDNKKFGNLYTGSLYLSLLSLLRHSTDLVAGDRIGLFSYGSGAEGEFYSGIIQADYQQMLVPNQLDDLLAERIKLSIPEYEAMFQATLNGAADRQLDGAADPALYVLTGLQQEQRQYEKQ is encoded by the coding sequence ATGCAAGTAGGAATTGATCAAATTAGTTTTTTTTCACCAAATTATTATATTGATATGGTTGATTTAGCACTGGCTCGGGACCAAGATCCAAATAAATATTTGGTTGGAATTGGTCAGAGTCAGCAAGCAGTGATTCCACCAACGCAGGATGCAGTTACGATGGCGGCAAATGCGGCCGAACCAATTTTAACTGACTTAGATCGACAACAATTGGATTTAATTATTTTTGCTACTGAATCCGGAGTAGATCATTCAAAATCAGCTGCAGCATATTTACAACGATTATTAAATATTCAACCCTTTGCACGGACCATTGAAATTAAACAAGCATGTTATGCGGGAACCTATGGTCTGATGCAAGCTCGTGATTATGTTGAATTGAATCCAACCAAAAAGGTTTTAGTTGTGGCTAGTGATATTGCTCGCTATGGTCTAAGGACCGGTGGAGAAGTGACACAAGGGGGTGGAGCAGTTGCGATGATGGTGACCGCTAATCCTCGGATTATGACACTTGAACGGGATAATCAGTTTATGACGAAAGAAGTTATGGATTTTTGGCGGCCAACTTATGCGACTGAAGCCCGCGTAGATGGTAAATTTTCAAATAATGTCTATCAAGAATTTTTTGTGGAACTATGGGAACGTTACCGGAAAGTTACTGGAAAGGATATTAACGATTTTAAGGCCTTTGTTTTTCATTTGCCTTATACCAAAATGGGGTTAAAAGGCTTACGACAAATATTGCCTGAAGCTGATGCAGACCAACAAGCCCGTTTACTAGCGCAATTTGAGGCAAGTCGGCTAGATAATAAAAAATTTGGTAATTTATACACGGGCTCGCTTTATCTGAGTTTATTATCACTATTGCGCCATAGTACCGATTTAGTGGCGGGCGATCGGATCGGACTGTTTTCATACGGATCAGGAGCAGAAGGTGAATTTTATTCGGGGATTATCCAAGCAGATTATCAACAAATGTTGGTGCCAAATCAGCTTGATGATTTGTTAGCCGAAAGAATTAAATTATCTATCCCAGAATATGAAGCAATGTTTCAAGCGACCCTAAATGGAGCTGCTGATCGTCAGCTAGATGGAGCTGCTGATCCCGCTCTATATGTCTTAACCGGTCTGCAACAAGAGCAAAGACAATATGAAAAACAATGA